The Lysobacter panacisoli genome includes a window with the following:
- a CDS encoding NADH-quinone oxidoreductase subunit A codes for MLAEYLPTLLFLIVAGGIGVALLVVGKVLGPQRPTLEKLAPYECGFEAFEDARMQFDVRYYLIAIQFIIFDLEIIFIVPWATVFRELGPVGLIEMGIFAGMLLLGFVYVWKKGALEWE; via the coding sequence GTGCTGGCCGAATACCTGCCGACCCTGCTGTTCCTGATCGTCGCCGGAGGTATCGGCGTCGCCCTGCTGGTGGTGGGCAAGGTGCTCGGCCCCCAGCGCCCGACCCTCGAAAAACTCGCACCCTACGAGTGCGGCTTCGAAGCGTTCGAGGACGCGCGCATGCAGTTCGACGTGCGCTATTACCTCATCGCCATCCAGTTCATCATCTTTGACCTGGAAATCATCTTCATCGTGCCCTGGGCTACCGTGTTCCGAGAACTCGGTCCGGTCGGCCTCATCGAAATGGGCATCTTCGCCGGCATGTTGCTGCTCGGCTTCGTCTACGTCTGGAAGAAGGGAGCACTCGAATGGGAGTGA
- a CDS encoding NADH-quinone oxidoreductase subunit C encodes MAETAQAFADRLGARFAEAMVVVAQPRGEITVDVAASQWLATAIALRDEFGFEQAVDVSGVDYLSYGSDEWDTDVSSEGFSRGVEGKSAGRFVWGEQPNGAAAAPERRFAAVAHLLSCQHNRRVRLRTFADNDDLPVVDSLTSVWPGLNWFEREAFDLYGIVFEGHPDLRRILTDYGFVGHPFRKDFPLIGNVEVRYDADKKRVVYQPVSIEPRVGVPRVIRDDARYETAQGEAAQRAEVKK; translated from the coding sequence ATGGCAGAGACCGCACAAGCGTTCGCCGATCGCCTGGGCGCGCGTTTCGCCGAGGCGATGGTCGTCGTCGCACAGCCGCGCGGCGAGATCACCGTCGACGTCGCCGCGTCGCAGTGGCTCGCCACCGCGATCGCCCTGCGCGACGAGTTCGGTTTCGAGCAGGCGGTCGACGTCAGCGGCGTCGATTACCTCAGCTACGGCAGCGACGAGTGGGACACCGACGTGTCCTCGGAAGGCTTCTCGCGCGGCGTGGAAGGCAAGAGCGCCGGTCGTTTCGTGTGGGGCGAGCAGCCCAACGGCGCGGCCGCCGCACCGGAGCGCCGCTTCGCCGCGGTCGCGCACCTGCTGTCGTGCCAGCACAACCGTCGCGTGCGCCTGCGCACCTTCGCCGACAACGACGATCTGCCCGTGGTCGATTCGCTGACCTCGGTGTGGCCGGGCTTGAACTGGTTCGAGCGCGAGGCGTTCGACCTGTACGGCATCGTCTTCGAAGGCCATCCGGACCTGCGCCGCATCCTGACCGACTACGGTTTCGTCGGCCATCCGTTCCGAAAGGACTTCCCGCTGATCGGCAACGTCGAAGTGCGCTACGACGCCGACAAGAAGCGCGTGGTGTACCAGCCCGTGTCGATCGAACCGCGCGTGGGCGTGCCGCGCGTGATCCGCGACGACGCCCGTTACGAGACCGCGCAGGGCGAGGCCGCGCAGCGCGCCGAGGTGAAGAAGTGA
- the secG gene encoding preprotein translocase subunit SecG — translation MLLILNVIYVLIAIAMIALILMQRGAGAQAGSGFGGGASATVFGARGSANFLSKATKWLAISFFVISMGMAWYATRKAGGDAAPTQAAGGMMSEAPAVPAQGGTAPAVPTAPAATVPQAPATPAPQVEVPAAPAQQAPAATQSPESAKPQPPAGG, via the coding sequence ATGCTGTTGATCCTCAACGTCATCTACGTGCTGATCGCAATCGCGATGATCGCGCTGATCCTGATGCAGCGCGGCGCGGGTGCGCAGGCCGGTTCCGGCTTCGGCGGCGGCGCCTCGGCGACGGTCTTCGGCGCGCGGGGTTCGGCGAACTTCCTGTCCAAGGCCACGAAGTGGCTGGCGATCTCGTTCTTCGTGATCAGCATGGGCATGGCCTGGTACGCGACGCGCAAGGCGGGTGGCGATGCGGCTCCGACGCAGGCTGCCGGCGGCATGATGTCCGAAGCGCCCGCGGTTCCGGCGCAGGGCGGTACTGCCCCGGCCGTGCCGACCGCTCCTGCGGCCACGGTGCCGCAGGCGCCGGCAACGCCCGCTCCGCAGGTCGAAGTACCGGCAGCGCCGGCACAGCAGGCCCCGGCCGCGACGCAGTCGCCTGAGTCGGCAAAGCCCCAGCCCCCTGCGGGCGGCTGA
- a CDS encoding NuoB/complex I 20 kDa subunit family protein, with translation MGVIQSVSELMHNPLPEGQLDDILRPEGDNPLLQNGFVTTSMDALWNWARTGSMWPMTFGLACCAVEMMHAGAARLDLDRYGVVFRPSPRQSDVMIVAGTLVNKMAPALRKVYDQMPDPKWVISMGSCANGGGYYHYSYSVVRGCDRIVPVDVYVPGCPPTAEALVYGILQLQKKIRRGTNFGDNKQGVR, from the coding sequence ATGGGAGTGATCCAGAGTGTCTCTGAGTTGATGCACAACCCGCTGCCGGAAGGGCAGCTGGATGACATCCTTCGCCCCGAGGGCGACAACCCGCTGCTGCAGAACGGCTTCGTCACCACCAGCATGGATGCGCTGTGGAACTGGGCGCGTACTGGCTCGATGTGGCCGATGACCTTCGGTCTGGCGTGCTGCGCGGTCGAGATGATGCACGCCGGTGCAGCGCGCCTGGACCTGGACCGCTACGGCGTGGTGTTCCGCCCGTCGCCGCGCCAGTCCGACGTGATGATCGTGGCCGGCACGCTGGTCAACAAGATGGCTCCGGCGCTGCGCAAGGTCTACGACCAGATGCCCGATCCGAAGTGGGTCATCTCGATGGGCAGCTGCGCCAACGGCGGCGGCTACTACCACTATTCGTACTCGGTGGTGCGCGGTTGCGATCGCATCGTGCCGGTCGACGTCTACGTCCCGGGCTGCCCGCCGACCGCCGAAGCACTGGTCTACGGCATCCTGCAGCTGCAGAAGAAGATCCGTCGCGGCACCAATTTCGGCGACAACAAGCAGGGCGTGCGCTGA
- a CDS encoding isopenicillin N synthase family dioxygenase, translating to MNRIPTLDIRRFTDPAAPGDREAFVAELGAAYREWGFAGIRGHGIPTEQIDASYDVFKRFFALPDQAKARYHVAGSGGARGYTPFGVETAKDSKHYDLKEFWHVGREIPRDSKYAEVMPANLWPDADIPGFRDQAYGLYESLDQLGSRVLSALALHIGLPENYFADKTNSGNSILRPIHYPPITADDIPNVRAGAHEDINLITLLVGASAEGLEVLSRKGEWVPFTADADTIVVNIGDMLQRLTNHVYPSTTHRVVNPPGEKARQPRYSTPFFLHPNPDFLIDVLPSCITPDNPSRYPEPITAHGYLEERLREIKLK from the coding sequence GTGAACCGAATCCCGACCCTCGACATCCGCCGCTTCACCGATCCGGCCGCCCCCGGCGACCGCGAGGCGTTCGTGGCTGAACTCGGGGCGGCCTATCGTGAATGGGGCTTTGCGGGCATCCGCGGCCACGGCATCCCGACCGAACAGATCGACGCCTCCTACGACGTGTTCAAGCGCTTCTTCGCGCTGCCGGACCAGGCCAAGGCCCGCTACCACGTGGCCGGCAGCGGCGGCGCGCGCGGCTACACGCCGTTCGGCGTGGAGACCGCCAAGGACTCCAAGCACTACGACCTGAAGGAGTTCTGGCACGTCGGCCGCGAGATCCCGCGCGACTCGAAGTACGCCGAGGTGATGCCGGCCAACCTGTGGCCGGACGCAGACATCCCGGGCTTCCGCGACCAGGCCTACGGCCTGTACGAATCGCTGGACCAGCTGGGTTCGCGCGTGCTCAGCGCGCTGGCGCTGCACATCGGCCTGCCGGAGAACTACTTCGCCGACAAGACCAATTCGGGCAATTCGATCCTGCGTCCGATCCACTATCCGCCGATCACCGCCGACGACATCCCCAACGTGCGCGCCGGCGCGCATGAAGACATCAACCTGATCACCTTGCTGGTCGGTGCCAGCGCGGAAGGCCTGGAAGTGCTGTCGCGCAAGGGCGAGTGGGTGCCGTTCACCGCCGACGCCGACACCATCGTGGTCAACATCGGCGACATGCTGCAGCGCCTGACCAACCACGTGTACCCGTCGACCACGCACCGCGTGGTCAACCCGCCGGGCGAGAAGGCGCGCCAGCCGCGTTACTCCACGCCGTTCTTCCTGCATCCGAATCCGGACTTCCTGATCGACGTGCTGCCTTCGTGCATCACTCCGGACAACCCGAGCCGCTATCCGGAACCCATCACCGCGCACGGCTACCTGGAAGAGCGCCTGCGCGAGATCAAGCTGAAGTAA
- a CDS encoding DNA-deoxyinosine glycosylase yields MTASTSQNRPLLQGFPPVAAHDARVLVLGSMPGAASLQAQRYYAHPHNRFWPIMGELVGAAPTLPYEDRLQRLLDAGIALWDVLDRCEREGSLDSAIRDDTAQANDFTAFFAQHRDVRTVLFNGAKAEAAYARFAPSLAGFGAISRRLPSTSPANASIPPAAKLAAWREALQAAGIDVR; encoded by the coding sequence ATGACCGCATCGACGTCGCAAAACCGGCCGCTCCTGCAAGGCTTCCCGCCCGTCGCGGCGCACGATGCGCGCGTACTCGTGCTGGGCAGCATGCCGGGCGCGGCCTCGTTGCAGGCGCAGCGCTACTACGCGCACCCGCATAACCGCTTCTGGCCGATCATGGGCGAACTGGTCGGCGCCGCACCCACCCTGCCCTACGAGGATCGATTGCAGCGACTCCTCGATGCAGGAATCGCGCTGTGGGACGTGCTCGATCGTTGCGAGCGCGAAGGCAGCCTGGATTCGGCGATCCGCGACGACACCGCACAGGCCAACGATTTCACCGCGTTTTTCGCGCAGCACCGCGACGTGCGCACGGTGCTGTTCAACGGCGCGAAGGCGGAAGCCGCGTATGCGCGCTTCGCGCCGTCGCTGGCCGGGTTCGGCGCGATTTCGCGGCGCTTGCCTTCGACCAGCCCGGCCAACGCTTCGATACCGCCGGCGGCCAAGCTCGCCGCCTGGCGCGAGGCGTTGCAGGCGGCGGGAATCGACGTGCGCTGA
- the tpiA gene encoding triose-phosphate isomerase has product MRRRIVAGNWKLHGDRRFAQELLDALVARDLPSSVECLILPPLPYLAELISRYGDRGLKFGAQDVSRNQKGAYTGEVSAAMLKDVGAVYGLVGHSERRQYHGETSELVARKFLACKAAGLVPILCVGETLGERENGQTEFRIQEQLEPVFDLGGKDALDGAIVAYEPVWAIGTGKTATPEQAQEVHAFIRSEISARDARIAGSLPILYGGSVKADNAAALFAQPDVDGGLVGGASLVADDFHAIAVAAAP; this is encoded by the coding sequence ATGCGCCGCAGAATCGTTGCCGGAAACTGGAAGCTGCATGGCGATCGCCGCTTCGCCCAGGAGCTGCTCGACGCACTCGTCGCGCGCGACCTGCCGTCGTCGGTCGAATGCCTGATCCTGCCGCCGCTGCCGTACCTCGCGGAGCTGATCTCCCGCTACGGCGACCGCGGCCTGAAGTTCGGCGCGCAGGATGTGAGCAGGAACCAGAAGGGCGCGTACACCGGCGAAGTGTCCGCCGCGATGCTCAAGGACGTCGGTGCGGTCTACGGTCTTGTCGGCCACTCCGAGCGACGCCAGTACCACGGCGAGACCAGCGAGCTGGTCGCGCGAAAGTTCCTCGCGTGCAAGGCGGCCGGACTGGTGCCGATCCTGTGCGTCGGTGAAACCCTGGGCGAGCGTGAGAACGGCCAGACCGAGTTCCGCATCCAGGAACAGTTGGAGCCGGTGTTCGACCTGGGCGGCAAGGACGCGCTGGACGGTGCGATCGTGGCTTACGAGCCGGTCTGGGCCATTGGTACCGGCAAGACCGCCACGCCGGAACAGGCGCAGGAGGTCCACGCATTCATCCGTAGCGAAATCTCTGCGCGCGATGCTAGAATCGCTGGCTCGCTGCCGATCCTGTACGGAGGTAGCGTGAAGGCCGACAATGCCGCCGCGCTGTTCGCGCAGCCGGACGTCGATGGCGGCCTGGTCGGAGGCGCCTCGCTGGTCGCCGACGATTTCCACGCCATCGCGGTTGCGGCGGCGCCCTGA